The Kaistia defluvii genome has a segment encoding these proteins:
- a CDS encoding Gfo/Idh/MocA family protein, with translation MTKPIRAAVISAGSWSQSSHLPTLAAHPGVELVALSSPNEATAKSLAAAFGVPLAFTDWRDVLAQKPDIVVVSSPPVAHEEQVIAALEAGAHVLVEKPFALEAGAANRMRDTATRVGRTLLVGFGWPAAPCFALSKALIDKGEIGRIEHLTMHLAVNTRALLLGGTDGGWGGDGNSAASTYTDRKISGGGSAAVSMSHQLGLIEWLAGEPIIAVSASTYPPVREIDLHASVNADFAGGGMAAISSASTHPYLARPQWHLALYGDRGQIWLDSVADHVRLVRANGEVVEYGEADASGLYDAGAPTKALIECALGAPAPTGLTATLAAHVVAVTDAIYESARTGQKIRIPTA, from the coding sequence ATGACTAAACCGATCCGCGCGGCGGTGATCAGCGCCGGCTCATGGTCGCAATCGAGCCACCTGCCGACGCTCGCCGCCCATCCCGGCGTCGAGCTGGTGGCGCTGTCGAGCCCGAACGAGGCGACGGCGAAAAGCCTTGCCGCCGCCTTCGGCGTGCCGCTCGCCTTCACCGACTGGCGCGACGTGCTGGCCCAAAAGCCCGACATCGTCGTCGTCTCGAGCCCGCCAGTGGCGCATGAAGAGCAGGTGATCGCGGCGCTCGAAGCCGGCGCGCATGTGCTGGTGGAAAAACCGTTCGCATTGGAGGCCGGCGCCGCGAACCGAATGCGCGACACGGCGACAAGGGTCGGCCGAACCCTGCTGGTCGGTTTCGGCTGGCCGGCGGCGCCCTGCTTCGCGCTGTCGAAGGCGCTGATCGACAAGGGTGAGATCGGCCGGATCGAGCATCTGACCATGCATCTGGCCGTCAATACGCGCGCCCTGCTGCTGGGCGGCACGGATGGCGGCTGGGGCGGCGACGGCAATTCGGCCGCCTCGACCTATACCGACCGAAAAATCTCCGGCGGCGGTTCGGCGGCCGTGTCGATGTCGCATCAGCTGGGCCTGATCGAGTGGCTGGCCGGCGAACCGATCATCGCCGTCAGCGCCAGCACCTATCCGCCGGTACGCGAGATCGACCTGCATGCCAGCGTCAATGCCGATTTCGCCGGCGGCGGCATGGCGGCGATCAGCAGCGCCTCGACGCATCCCTACCTCGCCCGGCCGCAATGGCACCTCGCGCTTTATGGCGACAGGGGCCAGATCTGGCTTGATTCCGTCGCCGACCATGTCCGGCTCGTGCGCGCCAATGGCGAGGTGGTCGAATATGGCGAAGCCGATGCCTCCGGCCTCTATGACGCCGGCGCCCCGACCAAGGCGCTGATCGAATGCGCGCTCGGCGCACCCGCTCCCACGGGCTTGACCGCCACCCTCGCGGCGCATGTCGTCGCCGTCACGGACGCCATCTACGAAAGCGCCCGCACCGGACAAAAGATACGGATCCCCACAGCATGA
- a CDS encoding carbohydrate ABC transporter permease encodes MTALASTAPRRLSKAATASGRQRSLVASCVIYLCVAVFAIWILLPVWYLVVSSLITPAQLGVKPFPMMPGSITFDNYLSVLTGSTGSKGFGSTDIGARLLPAIGQSFFVSSVLVVLNLTIAGLAAYGLSRYPFRGSRLFELSIIISRVVPAIAIIGPFFVAFRVTGILNTPWALIISYNVFTLPLAIMILKNYFDQLPREIEEAAKIDGASRLQTLWIIVVPLARPGLVAAGVLIFLEAWSEFFYSLVLTNQLTVPPLLAGFQSVQQFNWNALAAATVMSMIPPVVLVIIFQRHVVGALTAGAVK; translated from the coding sequence CCAGCGGCCGGCAGCGCAGCCTCGTCGCCAGCTGCGTGATCTATCTCTGCGTCGCAGTCTTCGCGATCTGGATCCTGCTGCCGGTCTGGTATCTCGTCGTCTCCAGCCTGATCACCCCGGCCCAGCTTGGCGTAAAGCCGTTCCCGATGATGCCGGGCAGCATCACCTTCGACAACTATCTGTCCGTGCTCACCGGCTCGACCGGCTCGAAGGGTTTCGGCAGCACGGATATCGGCGCCCGGCTGCTGCCGGCGATCGGCCAGAGCTTCTTCGTCAGTTCCGTCCTCGTGGTGCTGAACCTCACCATCGCCGGGCTCGCCGCCTATGGCCTGTCGCGCTACCCATTCCGGGGCTCGCGGCTGTTCGAACTTTCGATCATCATCTCCCGCGTCGTGCCGGCGATCGCCATCATCGGGCCGTTCTTTGTCGCCTTCCGCGTCACCGGCATCCTCAACACGCCCTGGGCGCTGATCATCAGCTACAACGTGTTCACGCTGCCGCTGGCGATCATGATCCTGAAGAACTATTTCGACCAGCTGCCGCGCGAGATCGAGGAAGCGGCCAAGATCGATGGCGCCTCGCGGCTGCAGACACTCTGGATCATCGTGGTGCCGCTCGCCCGCCCCGGCCTGGTCGCCGCCGGCGTGCTGATCTTCCTCGAGGCGTGGAGCGAGTTCTTCTATTCGCTGGTGCTCACCAACCAGCTGACCGTGCCGCCACTGCTGGCGGGCTTCCAGTCCGTGCAGCAGTTCAACTGGAACGCGCTGGCCGCCGCCACCGTCATGTCGATGATCCCGCCGGTCGTGCTGGTCATCATCTTCCAGCGCCATGTCGTCGGTGCGCTCACCGCCGGAGCCGTGAAATGA